In Diorhabda sublineata isolate icDioSubl1.1 chromosome 2, icDioSubl1.1, whole genome shotgun sequence, the sequence aaaagatATGTCAGGATAATTCCTAATTTGTATCATTCGTTACAGGTGAGAAGattcacaaaagtaaaaaagCACTTTTTACAAATAGCCTTGGCGTTTAACTTGGATCACAGACGATGCGGATTACCAATTTTGGAATTCAAAAAACACCTTCGCGGTATTCGTCCCGATGATGTAATACTGGCTGTTATAGTTGTAACCAGCACACCTGAAGCAGATGTTATTATACCTGAGAGTAGCTCGGAATATTTTATCGACTATATTATCAATGTttcttggaaaaaatattaatttagttccatacttattttttattacaacaaCCCCTAAACATGATCTTAGTTGTATAAATTCAACTAATGATTTAAAGTTTGTTTCCTTACAATAATATTCGGTGTATTTCTAACTATGGGGTGAATTTACACACACGGTCTcttacttatttaatttatttacactagACACCATTTATAATAACTACTCACTATTGCTAATAATTAACTGTTCACtacatatataatttatttaaattcactagTTACTATTCACTAAGTCGATACGTTCACTATGAAGTTCAATTATATACTGACTTCTCGCTGCTAAACAAGGACGTATTTATTCCGGAAAGGAATTTCTCGAATAATTCttgaaagtaaacaaacaaatgaataaaaaatccttcatagaaatttgttctaaaagacaatataaacaaatcgccGCTGTGATGAAAACATGTAAAACAAACCGTCGCATTCGCCAAACTTTAGACTCTTCTATCATAACCGAACAGGATCGGCTTCACGATCCATGTCGTAAGAAGTGAAAAGTGAAGCCTATTTAccacagatatttttttataaataccgaaaaaagttgaaattttttacctgtattttgaaattagttgttATAAAAAGACAATTAAAATCAAGACTATTTATCAAGAGAAGCATACAAAAAGGTCTAAGAATTAAAAAGTGTTTTGAAACTAATTGTCTATAAAAAACGCTTATAATAAAGACGAATTATCAagataaacatataaaaagttataacgaagaataagaaatttatggaaaaattaatgCACGAAACTAAAGCAATAAAAATCTAAGGTTTCTCTAAgttctaaatttgaaattaccgCCGAAAATTAAATATGATGTTCGAAAATTCTGATTATGGAGTGTAGAGTCTACACTCCATAATTctgataataattttgttctGGACTAGGATTCACAATCAGCTGATTAGTGATTTGTTTGTTCCATGATCATAGTTTACTCAAAGCCCTATAGATGTAGTGGAAGTTTGACAGGAGTCGGCATTTTGAAAGTATGACaggttattttaaatatcagAATGCCTTTGAGAATTTGGTAATTGATTTCATTCTATCTAtcgatatattttaatatttacttgaTTTTAGTATGGTGTCAGatttcttttttccaaatatggGTGGAGTCGAAGAACACATATACAATTTATCTCAATGTCTTCTCTTGAAGGGGCATAAAGTAATTATATTAACACATAGTTATGAAGATCGAGTTGGAGTAAGATATATGACCAGCGGTTTGAAAGTGTATTATTTaccaataaaagtattttataatcAGTGTATTCTTCCTTCTATGGTGAGCAATGTGGCATTGATaagatatattttgttaagAGAGAAAATAGATATTATTCACGGTCATTCTGCCTTTTCTGCGTTAGCACATGAGGCTCTATTAATAGGAAATCTTTTAGGTATGAAGGTTAgtgataatataattttataaataccaGTTTTGTGTATAGGTAACTTGACTAATTCACCTTGAGATGATCGATTATTTTGTTACAGACAGTATTCACTGATCACAGTCTGTTTGGTTTTGCGGATACAAGTGCAGTTATCACAAACAAATTCATACAAATAACATTATCAGACTGTAATCATTGCATATGTGTTTCACACACTGGTAAGGAAAATACAGTATTACGTGCTAAAGTGGAATCCCAAAGAGTGTCTGTTATTCCTAATGCTGTTGATACATATTCTTTTACACCTGATTCAAATCAGCGGTCAAAAGATAAGAGTAAGTGAATTtcactaataaaaaatttgaaaaacattaattcaaatcatatcaatgttatttgatttataattttttttcagttactgTTGTTGTTGTATCAAGGTTGGTTTATAGAAAAGGGGTAGATTTAACCGCTCAAATAATTGGTGATTTATGTGACAAACACAAAGAAGTTTGTTTTCTAATCGCTGGTGATGGACCAAAGAGATggtaaactttttcaatattttctcttctaagaataatttagattttcttGTAATAACTAAATGTGtgtgatataaatattaaattgaagtgAAATATGTTCAACATCACCaagtaaaatactttttagtGTTATAAATGAACTAAATTCCATATATAAGTACTATTTATCTATTCTGTTTTATGcataagaaaaaagaatatcTTGTTGCAAGCagattttttcatacattttatttgttcaattgTACCCTGGAAGATTATAATTTTGggttagttttaaaatttttagttatggAGCTAGTTTGCATACCTAAGCAAAATTGAaccatttcttatattgtagaaaattgaCTTGTTTCTCACTGCAAGTTCTTAtcgatattaaaagaaaaaataattttatataaaaatattaggaaGCAGcaatgaaattaaacaaaaaaaagaaagcaaattattgattgattttgCATGTacagtttcataatttattccttcacaattatttaatttaattttaggtTACTTGAAGAAATCCGTGAAAGAAGGGGTCTTCAAGATAGAGTTACACTATTAGGTAGTTTGGAGCATTCCCAAGTTCGCAATGTTTTAGTCAAAGGAGATATATTTCTTAATACTTCACTAACGGAAGCATATTGTATGGCTATTGTTGAAGCTGCTTCCTGTGGGTgagttcaaaaaaatataaaatatgaactaCATAACATATATTACTGCacctatttttgttatattgtcttttaaccaaaatttgaattatataaaaaaatttaaactgatTTACTCATTGGAAGATATTTCAAAGCAAGACTGaaagttaattatattttattaatttagttttccATTTTAACCATATCATAACCACCGTGTACATGTAAACCttttcttttattcaaaattttataatttcttgtatCATTAACAAATAATCAACTTTGTATTCAATGTACTATTTTGATTCTCTTTGCAACAACTGAACCATGGAAACGTGAAAATTTGTTACAACATCTTTCACTGCACTGTAAATAttggttgttttgaaaaattgcaattttttccaGTGAAAGCATTTTCCTTTGAAAGaattactaattatttatatttattatatttattcaattttgtccAATATAGGGAGGTTTGCAGTTACCTTTGCACTAAATAAATAATCCTATCCTATATAAtcttatttaattatatgattTCTATTTGTGGggtcaattaataaaaaattcttcttaatttatttaaacactatacactacactaaactaacttataataattaacttatcactaacaCTTGACTAactttaatgatttatttaaattctttgattacttCTATATGTCATTCCATTCACtctttctttattattaattataaactaaGTTCGCAAAACAAACTCCTTCATATACCCAAAAcaaatttctcgaaaattctagaaaataaacggacaaacaaataaatagaaagaacttcctagaaatgaatttaaaagaaaatatgtaaacacctgctatgataaaaaattatataaaaaataaacataaaacgAATTCTGGATATATCAAACGTGTCTAAGTTTAAAATTCCACTACAACCGGACAGGACACAGTAGAAGAAACTGTACACATTTATAAACGAGGCGAAGAAAATCAGATTGTTCATaatcaacaaataattttttttaaaacaaatatttattaacaataagaATATTTCTTTACATTCTTTAGGTTAATTAGCTTGGGAGTTTTAGATAATCTAACATCTATAATGTCTTGATGAGGTTTACATCCAGTGATGTAATCTCTTATACCTCATATTGAGTCTATTGGCCAATTGTTTTTCAGTCTTTTTGCGTTTCTTGGTCTCAACAATTCCTCCAGTAGTGAATTTTGGGTGGGTTTCTATAATTTTGTGATGTTTGATGATCTTTTCTTGTGCAGTGGGAGCTCCCAGGTCCACGTGAATGGTATGATTTGTTACATGCCATGACTGAATATTTTCGATTGGGATCTCGTAGAGAGGATGAGTGTGTCGTCGGCAAAAGTTCCTGTTATTGTATACTGTGTCTCTTGTATATCTGATGTACAGTAGTGGGTCTAATACGCTTCCCTGTGGTTGCTATAGTAAAAACTTCCGATTTTTcctcattaatttttgtttggaaGGTTCTGTTGGTTAAGTAAGATTTAAGGAGTACCAGTTTGGGGAAAgagttcttttaattttgtaagcAGTCCTTGATGCCACAAGTTTCATGTAAAATACTTTTTGGTTGCTATGAAAAGTGTTACTCTATAGCTTCTCTTTGTGCACTTGATATGCTTTCAGCTCCTGCTGAAGCAGATCAAgaaactcatgcaaatatattGATGTTCTGGATGTTGTGTGTGTAtctattttcttgaatattttcctgATGTGGATACTCAAGCGTTTAGGGGGTTACGCACAATTCTTGTTCTCCGTTAGGCGTCTTAGCTCGCTCCTAACGGTATCGATAGAAGGTTTTAGGCGGCGTTGCTACCAGGGTTTTTTGTTATTAGTACGGATATTTGTCACGTATAGTTGCTCCTATTAATGAGTCGACTCCTGCAATGATCTTATTAGAGTTTTTGTGTTATATTTCGATGTGTTATATCGAAAAGATGATTGATTTGaaggttatttttattattattattatttttattactttatgattcaataaaaacattataatcaAAAGACTAAATACTGTGTTTTCTATTTAACTCAAATCTTGCGTTAATTTTGGGATACCCATTAAAACAACAAGTTATTCATCCAATCTTTtgtatattcattattattgtatatttttcatttttttttttttttagtttgaaagTCGTATCTACAAGAGTAGGTGGGATTCCTGAAGTTTTGCCAGatagtttaatttatttaacgGATGCTACAGTTCCTTCTTTAATGAAAGGTAATATTTTAAGTGACCACTGCGCTTATAAATAATTACCAATTAGTAGcaagattaaaaattctaaatatttcatttagcCTATGTTCTggtgaattttttattagaatttcatTTGTCTGTACTAGAAATATTTGCAATACATTATTGAAGTAGATCATACATCTTCTTCTGTTGaatttaattcattagtttatctatttttctattaatattccTAGTTTCAGATGCTCTGAACTTTAACGaatttcaagttattaacaGGTTTTGATCTATAAACAAGTACTTGAATAtgtatatgaatttatatactataaaaataattctttatgAATTTATTTGCCATAATATCCAagttttccaataatttgtAACGTTCTTTCGTCGCTACGTCTCTGTTTGACGCCAAAGTTCAGGTACTGGATTGCCTTTGGCGCAAGTTTTGTATCGTGGTATGCTACACTTGCTCAGAGCAGCGTcactgaagaaaataaaatattccagGGGTTAATATGGTGATGACCATAGCCAGCTTGTTACGTTTTTTGgttactaacctaacctaacctaggtctagttatttataattatttcagatCCAGCTTTTCCCAATCTTAAAAGCACACTCAATTGGGTTTACATCTATGTTTAGAAcagatatatcaaaatataattattttgatctacgatgttctttttaattttaatactaCGAAAACATGCTTTGTCGTCCTTGCAATAGCAAACagctactttcctggctaatgctgcgacgaattttgaattatatctcTTGTGAAGAACGTGACGTGACATCTCTGTTGACTCGCATTGGCAGGAAGAGAAGTGTAATCTGCTAACCAGTTTCCATGTTATTGCGTCGCATCACAACGGTTTAACACCTTCTCGTTCGTAGTCTCTACTCAATTGCAAGGGATGGTTGGTGCCAGAGAGCGTCTGTGTGCGTTTTCTTGAAACTCAAAACGAATGGTAGTTAACCACTCTGATGAGATGCGGTAACGTCGGAACTAGTCAATGGTCAATAGTCAAAAGTTAacgttattttttgaaaatatctataagacatatcaataaaattaaagttaataaatttCTGGTACATAATTGAAGCAGTCATGTGTTTTAGGTATGGAAGATGCCattatcgatttaaaattaGGTAACGTAATGTGTCCATATCAGTGTAATATTATggttagaaaatattataattgggAGAATATATCGTCAAGAACAGAAATAGTTTATGATAAGGTAATTCAGGAAACAGATAAAACCTTAGGAGAACATTTAAGCAGGTATACAATATAGGacaatgttttatatttcatttaatacaaatttattttactaaactaaaaaattggttaatggaactttataaaataatatgcGATATTATCTAGcttacaaatttaatatttaccgTGTTGCCGCCAAATTTACCTTTTTTCTGATGacaatttaaatatatcacCTTGTATGCTGCAGTATTATGTGCTTGTGGTTGTACTATATCTATGGCAACAAACTTTAGCGTGTCCTGTGATTAGATCTACCAGAGTTTTTATCTTGGCGATTGTATCTGTACTAGAGGTCAGGGTGCAGTTCTTACACCTGTTATAGCATCTTGTCATTGAAAACTGCAATTTTAATCTTCTTGGGTTTGACTGAGAGTCTTTTCGTACCAAGCCACcactaatttcatatttttctggGCGATTTGTAATAGGATGTCGACGAGGCATCCAAGACTGATTGTCTATATTTTCACTGGTAATTCCTTTATGGAAATAGAACATTGCTCTATGAGCAACCCAACGTCATTTAGCCTTCAATGCTAGCTATAATTTTCTGACTAACCTGCATATGATCTACTCATTTTTCTTGTCGAGGGAACTATTACTGCTCTCTTTAATGATAGCGCTTGGGATATTGTTGAGGGCTCCTTTTATATCTACAAAAACCACTAATTCAAAACCCCAGCTTCCACATGGTCCCCCAACAGCCGAGCTCAGTCTTCATTGATCTTTCTCTTTCGGTAGATAAGCTGGTTACCATTTAGTAGATTCCTTTTAGAAACTGCGAAAGGGATGGAGATGGTGTAACTCGCCCTGGATGGCTGGGCTACAAAAGCCTCTGGCAATTTTGAATATGGGCTAACAAACGCCTCCACAGCTTCCAGTAGGAAAATAGGTTAGGACCTGGAGAACTACTAGCTCTCAGACCGGACGTGGCTTTCATCATTGTTTTTAGTCTTCTACTCATACAAAATCCGGAAAGTGAGCTTTAATAAGGAACATAAGggttttctcttttcttttacCATGTAGCCAAGTATAGTTTGTGATCTTCTTGATTATATCTTATCAAACCTGGTTCTGACACATTCTCTACCTGCTGTAACAGGACTTACTGTCGCGTCTGGTTGTCTTTATCAATTCCATACATTTATCTCTGGTTTATGTTAAGACTATGAAGTTTTGCCCCGTTGGGCTTGGTGAAAAAATTCCTGCTTTTCTGCTTCGGTGCTTGCAGGTTTTTTATCACTAGGAAGTGATGAACTTCTCTTCCAACTGCCATAAAAGTGTTCGAAAGTCTTTTTCAATTTGCTCATTAGAAGTTTGCTACATCATCATACTTTAACATAGAGGTTATCTAACCATATCACTGAATGCTAGTACGCCGGAATATTTTAACTGAAGTTAAACACTCCTGCTATACAAATAGGTGATCATATAGAAACTATTATATTCACTATCTTGGTagtcttttttgttttctgcTGTGTTGATCCTGAAAATCTTGCGGTAATCATTGTCggtaaaattgtaaaatgtttttgtaatgaaaatttgctggcttttgttttttatttgttgactaaatgttcaaattaaaatgtaCCTGTACAGCAAAGtaacttttgtatcaaatagTCGCTTATCTTCAACACTTATTTTAACTGAATATTAGAACCATTTTGTTTTAGTTACTTAACTAGTGGTGTTTGGCCATTTGTCTTGGTTGTGTCTCTGGTCTACTTGATGTTGAGGTTCTACGAATACAAAGTACCCAGATGTAATATCGACATAGCTCCAGATTATAATTATGGAATTAAGAAGAAACGTTTATAGAgcaaaatcaaattatttacttttttgattcccctttgaaatgttttatataaaatggtattttatacaaaaagacTTATTGCTCATCAAAAAAACATCCCAAAAGATGAAAGAAAGCATTCACGAAGATAAAATTAATGCAGTATAGTTCTATCAAAAGTCACTTGAACAGTTTAAATTATATCaacagttttataaaaatgtcgATGTAACATAAGGAGCGCCATTTAAAGGAAGTCACTCAAACAAATTATGAAGAGGCAAcaaaaattctaattatatCGGTTTAGCATAAATAGCGCTATCTAACTGAAAACACTAATTATTCAAACGCAACAAAAGTTGGTGTACAGTAATCAGCGCATTCTATCGAAAGTGACTTGAACCAATTATTTGTATTGATAGAGCAGATGTAGCATTGACGGTATGGTATGAATAGCGCCACCCAGTGGAACTGAGACGCAAGTGATAATCATCATATCAatctcaatatttataaataaacaaaataaacttattattcttaactcaaagtgaaattttttattcttcctttaacaaaaaatatttattgaagtgTTTGCTCAAAAATTTTACAACGAATGCTATTGggtaaaattaatattaaaacaatacaGGTTATTTAACGGGTTGTTACCAATTTTGGGTTCCATACAAAATAATGTCACTAGAAggatcaaaaataatatttgtgtcATTAAAATAAGAGACTGGAAATGTGAATAGCAGACAATGTGATCAAACCCCAAACAAATAAGAAATACTCGCTacgtattcaattttttatgtcgCAACAAAATAACTGACACAGCCCAATAAATTTTCAACGAAATTATGGAAGGTTAATTTAGGTATGAACATTTTGTCAAAGCTTTGCTACTGCCAATTTAAGATCTAGAAGGGTGCCTCGACTCACTTAGCGTTTGGTTAAAAAGCacataaattagtttttcccgTAGGGGGAAAAGATTCTTTTTTGTGACGATTCCAGGTTTGGATCCAAATGTATAAAGATATAGAGTGAACCTTATCGTGCAGCATGAATAATTCTAGTGATAGAAAAGTTGTTTCTTTTCAGGAAGAGAGCGAAATATTGGGGGAATAGggaaatatgattttatatatatatactagaGACATTCACAAGACATAACTTTGTTGAAAATGTCATCAGACCAATTATTGGCAAATTCTATGGACTATTATGATCAACTACACCACACAAGAATGGAAATGTTTGGAAGATTCACTCATCAGGTGCTGGTTATATGAATTTTTGGTATCTGTTGAGAACCCACATTCAATATCAATGGATACAAAACTTTGCATAATAACCCTCTtaggtttaaaataaattattagaataaattcaTTTGGTAGATCTCCTGTTAGTGTTGAAAACAACTTTATTGCTAAGTTGCATGACATTAGAAAATGGTAATGAAAAATGCAACGAGTTCTTTTAGgcgatattaatattaatattcaacaATGGAAACTATCTTGTAATCATGAGTGAACATTGTTACagattaataattaatactCCCACCagagtataaaaaaattccagcACATGTCTCGAccatatatttgtttatacaatTAATTATGATAACATACTACCCCTTATAATCGCCACATCTATTTCTGACCATCATACTACATTATTACAACTCGTTCTtacaaaagaaatgaaaaagacataccaaattcaatattaaatataaggaatacaacaaaaaattattaaaaaatatacagtgcGCCAAATTGAACGATATCCTTCTGTAAACAGAGCACttaatgttcatatttttttaagtagataaacgaataaaatatttaaaaaattacctacTTGTATTAGTTTCTACTTTTATTCCCACTCCAGGAGCTTTATGTCGAAATTTCATGGTTTCTCACGATTTTATCTTCTAACTACACAATGTACCTCAAAGACAGAAAGTTTCAGGTGAAGGTTGCACACTAGATATCTGAAGTCTGGGAACAGCAGACTGAAGTACCGCAAGGAGCGGTACTTTCACTGATGTTGTATAACATATACACAGCGGACATCACAAAAACGGAGAACACCATGGCAGCGCTATATGCGGACGATACCGCAATAGCAACGTGAAGATAAAAAACATCACGTAAAGCCTCCAAAACCCTGCAAATGAGATAGACGAAACctggaaaataaaagaaaaagttaacTGCAATTAATTGGTAGACAAAGCAAGCTAAAGATGGAAACAAAACTCAGATTTATTAGGAGTATAGGTAATAATACCGATTATGACATACTCCTCGGTTGCATGGGGAGACATATGCAAATCGAACAGGAAGAAACAACAGGTCCAACAAAACGACGCTGAGACGAGCATTAAATGTCCCCTGGATAACAAGCGAGAAACGGGACCGTAAGAAGTGCTGGACATCATAAACGACGGGGCACAAAAGCTATTCGAGGAGTTGGCAACGCATATTAACGAGGAATTAAAGGTACTCATCAGGTACACTAGAGAGAATTATAGGAAACACGGGAGGTCGAGAAGACAACTGGATcgataggttaagttaggttagtacaaaaataaatatatacatcataaaaatacaaataaaaacataaaaccaCACACCAattaaaaccaaacaaaaatctCCAAGATCTTAGGTTTTCCGAGTcaacccacaagaggacaccctcGACACGGCAACTCTGCATTTTCTAAGCAAGTGCAGATCAAGAAGACaggagtgtatagccaacaagcgaactcttaacaaaaagataagacttcccagaatctcccatagaactcaGGGGAGAGGAAGGAGACTATCCGCGAACGAGGATGAGGgcctgtcgaaatgacaggggTTGGTGGAATGTTCTTTGTATCCATCCGCAGATGGATGCTTAGGTCAACTGGACTTCCCACGCGAGTCATATAGAGACAATcacataattcaatataataaagtgATAACAGTTCAGTTCATACACcttattttcttataatgaaACTTGATCATAATTTTCTAACGTTATCAGCAAATATGTGTAGAAACATCATGTTAACAAATATCTgccatttcttttatatttaattgtattcaGCATTTCTAGTTTTCTCATAAAACCTgagaatatttttcatgttatcAGCAGACATATGTAGACATCCTGTTAATATAATAACTAATCGTTTTGTTACACTTTACTGTATTCagcatttttccatttatttaatgtttgttaACTCATTGACACAGTATTCTAgttaatgaagttttttaaaaaagtaaatcttTACTTTCAAGCTATAACTGGCGCTGCGAATAGGATACTGTCTGTAGAAATACACCCCTCACTTTGAATCTTTAGATaaaagaattttgaatattcttgtAAACATAGATAATGGACCGATAGTACTTccagaattaaaattaaataacttgATATTGCAAAATACCTATAGAACAAGAGATctcattaaataatatttctctcAATTTCCATGAACCTCTTCAAGTTCAACctgtatcaaaatttgatgaaacaaaGCCTAAACCATCttacaataatattgaaatttctaaaCTTCTTCGAACAGATCATCTGAATCCCGAAGAAAAAGATGCACTAATGTCtctgcaaaaaatttaaaaacatctTTTATAACGAAAACTCAGACTTAACTTTCACTCATGCAGTTAAACATCATATTAGAACAGTCGACAACGTAccaatttatcaaaaatcataTAGATACCCTTATCATTTAAAACATGAAGTCAGATTCAAAAACTCCTAGACAATAAGAACCCAATCAACGACTAATAAGATGGAAGTTGAAATTAGAAGAATTCGATTTCgaaatcaaatacaagaaaGGTAAAGAAAATTACGTTGCCGAAGCATTATCTAGAATTGAAGTCAACGCTATCCATAAAAAACATCCTAAACGCAAtcccaaaataaatataataagtgATATCATTATAACTTACGCAAATCCAAAAACATACACTAAGGACCCCAAACTAAATACTTATATCGATGCTATTTCAATGCTTGCAAGAGCAAATTCCGACACAGATCTAGCGCTTAGCGGCGCTAAcgaaattttaagtaaaatatctGGAGATAACAAAAGTACTGCTTCAGACGAAACTATACATTATGCTCAAGAAAACCCAGTTTTTGGTTTCCCAATCTCAGAGAAATCTTTAAATTCATCccattttcaaataatcctaAAATACGGAGATAAAAATGATATCGATTATTCCAAACTATGTTTTAGGAAATGATCTGATGATAATGTCTTAAGCCaaatgtttttagaaataacTGATCCAAAAAAGATATATTATATTTACTGTTCTGACGATTCGCTACTTAATACTGCTTCTAGAGAATGCTCTAAAATCTTACAACcaaatgtgaaaataattagaaCAAATCACTTTCTCAAAGATATAACTTGTAAAGATgaacaaattcaattaatttcagaTTATCATTCAGATACTCATAACGGtattactaaaattataaaGAACATACAATCCTTGTATTATTTCccaaaaattcaagaattagTAACGAACCATATTAATCATTGCAAATTATGTCTCACCTTAAAATATGATAGGAACCCTCGAAAAATACCATTTTCCGGCCCTCTAATTTCTAAAAAAGCTTTCGAAAACCTTGCAAGGGAATTTACAAGCGAAACCTTCAAGGAATTCATGTCACTCTTCCacattaaaattcactatacaACCCCCCAATCTCATACCGGAAATTCTCCCATAGAAAGAGCACAT encodes:
- the LOC130453199 gene encoding phosphatidylinositol N-acetylglucosaminyltransferase subunit A isoform X1, with amino-acid sequence MPLRICMVSDFFFPNMGGVEEHIYNLSQCLLLKGHKVIILTHSYEDRVGVRYMTSGLKVYYLPIKVFYNQCILPSMVSNVALIRYILLREKIDIIHGHSAFSALAHEALLIGNLLGMKTVFTDHSLFGFADTSAVITNKFIQITLSDCNHCICVSHTGKENTVLRAKVESQRVSVIPNAVDTYSFTPDSNQRSKDKITVVVVSRLVYRKGVDLTAQIIGDLCDKHKEVCFLIAGDGPKRWLLEEIRERRGLQDRVTLLGSLEHSQVRNVLVKGDIFLNTSLTEAYCMAIVEAASCGLKVVSTRVGGIPEVLPDSLIYLTDATVPSLMKGMEDAIIDLKLGNVMCPYQCNIMVRKYYNWENISSRTEIVYDKVIQETDKTLGEHLSSYLTSGVWPFVLVVSLVYLMLRFYEYKVPRCNIDIAPDYNYGIKKKRL
- the LOC130453199 gene encoding phosphatidylinositol N-acetylglucosaminyltransferase subunit A isoform X3, translating into MPLRICMVSDFFFPNMGGVEEHIYNLSQCLLLKGHKVIILTHSYEDRVGVRYMTSGLKVYYLPIKVFYNQCILPSMVSNVALIRYILLREKIDIIHGHSAFSALAHEALLIGNLLGMKTVFTDHSLFGFADTSAVITNKFIQITLSDCNHCICVSHTGKENTVLRAKVESQRVSVIPNAVDTYSFTPDSNQRSKDKITVVVVSRLVYRKGVDLTAQIIGDLCDKHKEVCFLIAGDGPKRWLLEEIRERRGLQDRVTLLGSLEHSQVRNVLVKGDIFLNTSLTEAYCMAIVEAASCGLKVVSTRVGGIPEVLPDSLIYLTDATVPSLMKGMEDAIIDLKLGNVMCPYQCNIMVRKYYNWENISSRTEIVYDKLLN
- the LOC130453199 gene encoding phosphatidylinositol N-acetylglucosaminyltransferase subunit A isoform X2; translated protein: MVSDFFFPNMGGVEEHIYNLSQCLLLKGHKVIILTHSYEDRVGVRYMTSGLKVYYLPIKVFYNQCILPSMVSNVALIRYILLREKIDIIHGHSAFSALAHEALLIGNLLGMKTVFTDHSLFGFADTSAVITNKFIQITLSDCNHCICVSHTGKENTVLRAKVESQRVSVIPNAVDTYSFTPDSNQRSKDKITVVVVSRLVYRKGVDLTAQIIGDLCDKHKEVCFLIAGDGPKRWLLEEIRERRGLQDRVTLLGSLEHSQVRNVLVKGDIFLNTSLTEAYCMAIVEAASCGLKVVSTRVGGIPEVLPDSLIYLTDATVPSLMKGMEDAIIDLKLGNVMCPYQCNIMVRKYYNWENISSRTEIVYDKVIQETDKTLGEHLSSYLTSGVWPFVLVVSLVYLMLRFYEYKVPRCNIDIAPDYNYGIKKKRL